The DNA segment GCGGGTGCGGTGACCGTAACGGGGGCGATCGTGCTCGTCGTACTCGGCGTCGAACGGTCGGCGCACGTGCCGGTGTCCGTGACGGCGGCGACTCTCGCGGCGGGCCTGGCGCTGCTCGCCGTCTTCGTGGTGATCGAGAAACGGGCGAAGACCCCGCTCGTGCGGCTGGGCATCTTCGCCAACGCCGCGCTCGTGCGGGCGGGCCTGACGATGTCCCTGCTGGCGGCGGGATTCTTCGGCTTCCAGTTCATCGTCGTTCTCTACCTACAGGAACTGAGGGGCTGGTCGACGCTGGAGACCAGTCTGGCGATGCTTCTGCTCGGGGTGGACGTGCTGCTGTCACCGACGGTGGTGCCCAAACTCGTGGCCAGGTTCGGCACCACCCGCGTCATCTTCGGCGGCATGCTGCTGGCCGCCGCGTCCTACGTGTTGTTCCTCCCGGTCGCGCCGGACTGGACCTACTCCGCGATGATTCCCAGCCTGCTGCTGCTCGGGGTCGCCTTCGCGCTGGCGTACGGGCCTGCCACGATCGCGGCGACCGACGAGGTCGACGAACGGGAACAGGGGCTCGCGGGTGGTCTGCTCTACACGAGCTTCCAGTTCGGCGCCGCGCTGGGGTTGTCGGCCGCCGCGGCCGTCAACGTGGCGAACACGCGTTCCGGCACCGCCGCCTTTCTGATGGAGGGCTACCGGATGGCGCTGCTCGTGCCGGTCGGTCTCGGCCTCGC comes from the Prauserella marina genome and includes:
- a CDS encoding MFS transporter, translating into MSEWGSRRWGVLLVLCGAIFLEGIDIAMLNVALPVIRADLGLATGELQWVVSAYVLGYGGFMLLGGRAADLLGRREVFLWALVVFLVFSGLGGLATESWMLIAARFVTGVAAAFMTPAGLSIITTTFEQGPQRNKALLVYSGIAAGGFTLGLVIGGLLTSLGWRWVFFAPVGLSAVILAFAVPLIPRSVRERRAGLRFDVAGAVTVTGAIVLVVLGVERSAHVPVSVTAATLAAGLALLAVFVVIEKRAKTPLVRLGIFANAALVRAGLTMSLLAAGFFGFQFIVVLYLQELRGWSTLETSLAMLLLGVDVLLSPTVVPKLVARFGTTRVIFGGMLLAAASYVLFLPVAPDWTYSAMIPSLLLLGVAFALAYGPATIAATDEVDEREQGLAGGLLYTSFQFGAALGLSAAAAVNVANTRSGTAAFLMEGYRMALLVPVGLGLAGIVVAAAGLFGNRRKKATGSAAEKLVPVD